The proteins below come from a single Thunnus thynnus chromosome 10, fThuThy2.1, whole genome shotgun sequence genomic window:
- the proser3 gene encoding proline and serine-rich protein 3 isoform X1, translating to MVTFFCEHPSPLGRPEDNVVFIFQVILHAVFTRQTSVGKTNYHPSRTHSLSKKKKKTTLSPVRSNPHDSPKVHTFEKPHCHLDATDGQPTFAESWPSTDSRSSPTSTTVASSGIETAKQSTRAGKSTVSSELGVQQDSVLAKYMERFRHGQPQSREERQQMSSAVGEELPFWWMSPSSLPPSSTPTKTTDATLPRRDDHIPSIFSPAGQRRLDRTPSQCRGAHSILSDTSQGECDDTEIIHLQERASRLLQRGECTLSDGSIPVSSEGLACSDFSSPVSVDEPVRRPLIPSLIKSTTAKARSDSVQAVSSQKSPGFPSLVPPARPEEDILFQWRLRRKMEQAREWSQSQQHSSLHGSTFSWQGPSLCYPSANGQAYKQTIQPPEPSQRASHSHITAPQPENKEAHGPCPPASGPPSFAASGSSVSQPHSIAHVPAHMHLLCDVLPCPIQSSHASEQQRISQRLDDSLPKVVPKKTPNPGKLKDTSADEPICKHIPSPPPASSGAIQAEWPSHHYKKTERNKKEKTPTKDLEKNEKKTAVAIRKQKKLSRCIVDSEHADGPSSTNRSSSHQRVSKKVMSWAEQHQQEFPSESCTGDHAPPPSPIHSALGQVVSEVLFPTVDSSPAQRTPVSLVSPLCAASSAPPQSSIPPCNAYNSMEVISQLLQEAEDSDEKEFEDDPLLQVLRKQRKWVKEQISEVDSLLDEFLDKQQVT from the exons ATGGTAACTTTCTTTTGTGAACATCCAAGTCCACTCGGAAGACCGGAGGATAACGTGGTCTTCATCTTTCAAGTGATATTACA TGCTGTGTTCACAAGGCAGACTTCAGTGGGGAAGACAAATTACCACCCCTCCCGGACCCATTCCctgtcaaagaaaaagaaaaaaacg ACTCTGAGTCCTGTGCGTTCAAACCCGCACGACAGTCCAAAAGTACACACGTTTGAGAAGCCTCACTGCCATTTGGACGCCACAGATGGGCAACCTACTTTTGCAGAGTCTTGGCCCTCCACTGACAGCAGATCCTCTCCCACTAGCACTACAGTAGCCTCATCTGGCATAGAGACGGCCAAACAGTCTACAAGAGCAGGGAAATCCACTGTGTCCTCTGAACTAGGAGTTCAACAGGATTCAGTACTGGCAAA ATACATGGAACGTTTTCGCCACGGTCAGCCACAGAGCCGAGAGGAGCGCCAGCAAATGTCTTCTGCCGTTGGAGAGGAGCTGCCTTTCTGGTGGATGTCACCCTCATCTTTACCCCCCAGTTCAACACCAACTAAAACCACAG ATGCAACCCTGCCTCGAAGAGATGACCATATTCCCTCCATTTTCAGCCCAGCTGGACAACGTCGACTTGACAGAACACCTTCCCAATGCAGAGGAGCCCATAGT aTTTTGTCAGACACCTCACAAGGTGAATGTGATGACACAGAGATAATACACCTTCAAGAGAGGGCCAGCAGACTTCTGCAGAGAGG TGAATGTACTCTCAGTGACGGATCTATCCCTGTCAGCTCAGAAGGCCTGGCATGCTCAGATTTCTCTTCTCCAGTCAGCGTAGATGAGCCAGTGCGAAGACCTTTGATTCCCAGTTTGATAAAATCTACTACTG cGAAAGCCAGATCAGATTCTGTTCAAGCAGTGTCCTCCCAAAAATCTCCTGGCTTTCCTTCTTTGGTGCCCCCTGCGCGCCCAGAAGAGGACATCCTGTTCCAGTGGCGTTTAAGGAGAAAGATGGAGCAGGCCAGGGAGTGGTCCCAGTCCCAGCAACACTCCAGTCTTCATGGTTCCACATTTAGCTGGCAGGGCCCCAGTCTATGCTATCCGTCAGCCAATGGACAGGCTTACAAG CAAACTATTCAACCTCCTGAACCCTCACAAAGAGCCTCTCACTCACACATCACTGCTCCCCAGCCAGAAAACAAAGAAGCCCACGGACCCTGTCCACCAGCCTCAGGTCCACCTTCCTTTGCTGCCTCTGGCTCTTCAGTCTCTCAGCCTCATTCTATTGCCCATGTTCCTGCCCACATGCATTTACTCTGTGATGTTTTACCCTGTCCCATCCAGTCATCTCATGCTAGCGAGCAGCAAAGAATTTCACAGAGGTTAGATGATTCTCTGCCCAAAGTTGTCCCTAAAAAGACCCCAAACCCTGGAAAGCTAAAAGACACCTCAGCTGATGAGCCCATTTGTAAACATATTCCATCCCCACCACCTGCTTCATCTGGAGCTATACAAGCAGAGTGGCCTAGTCATCATTACAAAAAAACTGAGAGgaataagaaagagaaaactCCAACAAAGGATTTGGAGAAGAATGAGAAGAAGACAGCAGTGGCCATCAGAAAGCAGAAGAAATTATCAAG atGCATTGTGGATAGTGAACACGCTGACGGGCCTAGCTCCACAAACAGAAGTTCTTCACATCAAAGAGTTTCCAAAAAGGTCATGTCATGGGCAGAACAGCATCAACAGGAGTTTCCCAGTGAGAGCTGTACTGGTGATCATGCACCACCACCGTCTCCAATCCATAGTGCATTAGGACAG GTTGTTTCAGAGGTATTGTTCCCTACGGTGGATTCATCTCCTGCACAAAGGACTCCTGTCTCGTTGGTTTCTCCTCTGTGCGCAGCCTCCTCCGCACCTCCGCAGTCCTCAATTCCTCCATGCAATGCATACAACTCTATGGAGGTCATTTCACAGCTGCTGCAAGAGGCTGAAG ATTCGGATGAAAAAGAGTTTGAAGATGACCCTTTACTACAAGTCCTTCGCAAACAGAGAAAATGGGTGAAGGAGCAGATCAG TGAAGTGGACTCTTTGTTGGATGAGTTCCTGGACAAGCAACAAGTTACTTGA
- the proser3 gene encoding proline and serine-rich protein 3 isoform X3, whose amino-acid sequence MKSIKSSAVFTRQTSVGKTNYHPSRTHSLSKKKKKTTLSPVRSNPHDSPKVHTFEKPHCHLDATDGQPTFAESWPSTDSRSSPTSTTVASSGIETAKQSTRAGKSTVSSELGVQQDSVLAKYMERFRHGQPQSREERQQMSSAVGEELPFWWMSPSSLPPSSTPTKTTDATLPRRDDHIPSIFSPAGQRRLDRTPSQCRGAHSILSDTSQGECDDTEIIHLQERASRLLQRGECTLSDGSIPVSSEGLACSDFSSPVSVDEPVRRPLIPSLIKSTTAKARSDSVQAVSSQKSPGFPSLVPPARPEEDILFQWRLRRKMEQAREWSQSQQHSSLHGSTFSWQGPSLCYPSANGQAYKQTIQPPEPSQRASHSHITAPQPENKEAHGPCPPASGPPSFAASGSSVSQPHSIAHVPAHMHLLCDVLPCPIQSSHASEQQRISQRLDDSLPKVVPKKTPNPGKLKDTSADEPICKHIPSPPPASSGAIQAEWPSHHYKKTERNKKEKTPTKDLEKNEKKTAVAIRKQKKLSRCIVDSEHADGPSSTNRSSSHQRVSKKVMSWAEQHQQEFPSESCTGDHAPPPSPIHSALGQVVSEVLFPTVDSSPAQRTPVSLVSPLCAASSAPPQSSIPPCNAYNSMEVISQLLQEAEDSDEKEFEDDPLLQVLRKQRKWVKEQISEVDSLLDEFLDKQQVT is encoded by the exons ATGAAATCTATAAAATCCAG TGCTGTGTTCACAAGGCAGACTTCAGTGGGGAAGACAAATTACCACCCCTCCCGGACCCATTCCctgtcaaagaaaaagaaaaaaacg ACTCTGAGTCCTGTGCGTTCAAACCCGCACGACAGTCCAAAAGTACACACGTTTGAGAAGCCTCACTGCCATTTGGACGCCACAGATGGGCAACCTACTTTTGCAGAGTCTTGGCCCTCCACTGACAGCAGATCCTCTCCCACTAGCACTACAGTAGCCTCATCTGGCATAGAGACGGCCAAACAGTCTACAAGAGCAGGGAAATCCACTGTGTCCTCTGAACTAGGAGTTCAACAGGATTCAGTACTGGCAAA ATACATGGAACGTTTTCGCCACGGTCAGCCACAGAGCCGAGAGGAGCGCCAGCAAATGTCTTCTGCCGTTGGAGAGGAGCTGCCTTTCTGGTGGATGTCACCCTCATCTTTACCCCCCAGTTCAACACCAACTAAAACCACAG ATGCAACCCTGCCTCGAAGAGATGACCATATTCCCTCCATTTTCAGCCCAGCTGGACAACGTCGACTTGACAGAACACCTTCCCAATGCAGAGGAGCCCATAGT aTTTTGTCAGACACCTCACAAGGTGAATGTGATGACACAGAGATAATACACCTTCAAGAGAGGGCCAGCAGACTTCTGCAGAGAGG TGAATGTACTCTCAGTGACGGATCTATCCCTGTCAGCTCAGAAGGCCTGGCATGCTCAGATTTCTCTTCTCCAGTCAGCGTAGATGAGCCAGTGCGAAGACCTTTGATTCCCAGTTTGATAAAATCTACTACTG cGAAAGCCAGATCAGATTCTGTTCAAGCAGTGTCCTCCCAAAAATCTCCTGGCTTTCCTTCTTTGGTGCCCCCTGCGCGCCCAGAAGAGGACATCCTGTTCCAGTGGCGTTTAAGGAGAAAGATGGAGCAGGCCAGGGAGTGGTCCCAGTCCCAGCAACACTCCAGTCTTCATGGTTCCACATTTAGCTGGCAGGGCCCCAGTCTATGCTATCCGTCAGCCAATGGACAGGCTTACAAG CAAACTATTCAACCTCCTGAACCCTCACAAAGAGCCTCTCACTCACACATCACTGCTCCCCAGCCAGAAAACAAAGAAGCCCACGGACCCTGTCCACCAGCCTCAGGTCCACCTTCCTTTGCTGCCTCTGGCTCTTCAGTCTCTCAGCCTCATTCTATTGCCCATGTTCCTGCCCACATGCATTTACTCTGTGATGTTTTACCCTGTCCCATCCAGTCATCTCATGCTAGCGAGCAGCAAAGAATTTCACAGAGGTTAGATGATTCTCTGCCCAAAGTTGTCCCTAAAAAGACCCCAAACCCTGGAAAGCTAAAAGACACCTCAGCTGATGAGCCCATTTGTAAACATATTCCATCCCCACCACCTGCTTCATCTGGAGCTATACAAGCAGAGTGGCCTAGTCATCATTACAAAAAAACTGAGAGgaataagaaagagaaaactCCAACAAAGGATTTGGAGAAGAATGAGAAGAAGACAGCAGTGGCCATCAGAAAGCAGAAGAAATTATCAAG atGCATTGTGGATAGTGAACACGCTGACGGGCCTAGCTCCACAAACAGAAGTTCTTCACATCAAAGAGTTTCCAAAAAGGTCATGTCATGGGCAGAACAGCATCAACAGGAGTTTCCCAGTGAGAGCTGTACTGGTGATCATGCACCACCACCGTCTCCAATCCATAGTGCATTAGGACAG GTTGTTTCAGAGGTATTGTTCCCTACGGTGGATTCATCTCCTGCACAAAGGACTCCTGTCTCGTTGGTTTCTCCTCTGTGCGCAGCCTCCTCCGCACCTCCGCAGTCCTCAATTCCTCCATGCAATGCATACAACTCTATGGAGGTCATTTCACAGCTGCTGCAAGAGGCTGAAG ATTCGGATGAAAAAGAGTTTGAAGATGACCCTTTACTACAAGTCCTTCGCAAACAGAGAAAATGGGTGAAGGAGCAGATCAG TGAAGTGGACTCTTTGTTGGATGAGTTCCTGGACAAGCAACAAGTTACTTGA
- the proser3 gene encoding proline and serine-rich protein 3 isoform X4 produces the protein MKSIKSRQTSVGKTNYHPSRTHSLSKKKKKTTLSPVRSNPHDSPKVHTFEKPHCHLDATDGQPTFAESWPSTDSRSSPTSTTVASSGIETAKQSTRAGKSTVSSELGVQQDSVLAKYMERFRHGQPQSREERQQMSSAVGEELPFWWMSPSSLPPSSTPTKTTDATLPRRDDHIPSIFSPAGQRRLDRTPSQCRGAHSILSDTSQGECDDTEIIHLQERASRLLQRGECTLSDGSIPVSSEGLACSDFSSPVSVDEPVRRPLIPSLIKSTTAKARSDSVQAVSSQKSPGFPSLVPPARPEEDILFQWRLRRKMEQAREWSQSQQHSSLHGSTFSWQGPSLCYPSANGQAYKQTIQPPEPSQRASHSHITAPQPENKEAHGPCPPASGPPSFAASGSSVSQPHSIAHVPAHMHLLCDVLPCPIQSSHASEQQRISQRLDDSLPKVVPKKTPNPGKLKDTSADEPICKHIPSPPPASSGAIQAEWPSHHYKKTERNKKEKTPTKDLEKNEKKTAVAIRKQKKLSRCIVDSEHADGPSSTNRSSSHQRVSKKVMSWAEQHQQEFPSESCTGDHAPPPSPIHSALGQVVSEVLFPTVDSSPAQRTPVSLVSPLCAASSAPPQSSIPPCNAYNSMEVISQLLQEAEDSDEKEFEDDPLLQVLRKQRKWVKEQISEVDSLLDEFLDKQQVT, from the exons ATGAAATCTATAAAATCCAG GCAGACTTCAGTGGGGAAGACAAATTACCACCCCTCCCGGACCCATTCCctgtcaaagaaaaagaaaaaaacg ACTCTGAGTCCTGTGCGTTCAAACCCGCACGACAGTCCAAAAGTACACACGTTTGAGAAGCCTCACTGCCATTTGGACGCCACAGATGGGCAACCTACTTTTGCAGAGTCTTGGCCCTCCACTGACAGCAGATCCTCTCCCACTAGCACTACAGTAGCCTCATCTGGCATAGAGACGGCCAAACAGTCTACAAGAGCAGGGAAATCCACTGTGTCCTCTGAACTAGGAGTTCAACAGGATTCAGTACTGGCAAA ATACATGGAACGTTTTCGCCACGGTCAGCCACAGAGCCGAGAGGAGCGCCAGCAAATGTCTTCTGCCGTTGGAGAGGAGCTGCCTTTCTGGTGGATGTCACCCTCATCTTTACCCCCCAGTTCAACACCAACTAAAACCACAG ATGCAACCCTGCCTCGAAGAGATGACCATATTCCCTCCATTTTCAGCCCAGCTGGACAACGTCGACTTGACAGAACACCTTCCCAATGCAGAGGAGCCCATAGT aTTTTGTCAGACACCTCACAAGGTGAATGTGATGACACAGAGATAATACACCTTCAAGAGAGGGCCAGCAGACTTCTGCAGAGAGG TGAATGTACTCTCAGTGACGGATCTATCCCTGTCAGCTCAGAAGGCCTGGCATGCTCAGATTTCTCTTCTCCAGTCAGCGTAGATGAGCCAGTGCGAAGACCTTTGATTCCCAGTTTGATAAAATCTACTACTG cGAAAGCCAGATCAGATTCTGTTCAAGCAGTGTCCTCCCAAAAATCTCCTGGCTTTCCTTCTTTGGTGCCCCCTGCGCGCCCAGAAGAGGACATCCTGTTCCAGTGGCGTTTAAGGAGAAAGATGGAGCAGGCCAGGGAGTGGTCCCAGTCCCAGCAACACTCCAGTCTTCATGGTTCCACATTTAGCTGGCAGGGCCCCAGTCTATGCTATCCGTCAGCCAATGGACAGGCTTACAAG CAAACTATTCAACCTCCTGAACCCTCACAAAGAGCCTCTCACTCACACATCACTGCTCCCCAGCCAGAAAACAAAGAAGCCCACGGACCCTGTCCACCAGCCTCAGGTCCACCTTCCTTTGCTGCCTCTGGCTCTTCAGTCTCTCAGCCTCATTCTATTGCCCATGTTCCTGCCCACATGCATTTACTCTGTGATGTTTTACCCTGTCCCATCCAGTCATCTCATGCTAGCGAGCAGCAAAGAATTTCACAGAGGTTAGATGATTCTCTGCCCAAAGTTGTCCCTAAAAAGACCCCAAACCCTGGAAAGCTAAAAGACACCTCAGCTGATGAGCCCATTTGTAAACATATTCCATCCCCACCACCTGCTTCATCTGGAGCTATACAAGCAGAGTGGCCTAGTCATCATTACAAAAAAACTGAGAGgaataagaaagagaaaactCCAACAAAGGATTTGGAGAAGAATGAGAAGAAGACAGCAGTGGCCATCAGAAAGCAGAAGAAATTATCAAG atGCATTGTGGATAGTGAACACGCTGACGGGCCTAGCTCCACAAACAGAAGTTCTTCACATCAAAGAGTTTCCAAAAAGGTCATGTCATGGGCAGAACAGCATCAACAGGAGTTTCCCAGTGAGAGCTGTACTGGTGATCATGCACCACCACCGTCTCCAATCCATAGTGCATTAGGACAG GTTGTTTCAGAGGTATTGTTCCCTACGGTGGATTCATCTCCTGCACAAAGGACTCCTGTCTCGTTGGTTTCTCCTCTGTGCGCAGCCTCCTCCGCACCTCCGCAGTCCTCAATTCCTCCATGCAATGCATACAACTCTATGGAGGTCATTTCACAGCTGCTGCAAGAGGCTGAAG ATTCGGATGAAAAAGAGTTTGAAGATGACCCTTTACTACAAGTCCTTCGCAAACAGAGAAAATGGGTGAAGGAGCAGATCAG TGAAGTGGACTCTTTGTTGGATGAGTTCCTGGACAAGCAACAAGTTACTTGA
- the hspb6 gene encoding heat shock protein beta-6 isoform X2, which translates to MDFILAPTLPVGGIPWEKVLPPLIPRLNGTYGQCNWYPKLLVPETDNTSSAEVTCDDSGFTVQVDVKHFNPEDLLVKVTGDFVEVQGKHEEKKDGPGLSTRQFNRRYRIPKGVDTMALESAVSPEGILIISAPMLQTENSGSLT; encoded by the exons ATGGACTTCATCCTGGCACCCACTCTCCCAGTTGGTGGCATCCCATGGGAGAAGGTTTTACCACCTCTTATTCCTCGGCTGAACGGGACTTACGGACAATGCAACTGGTATCCGAAATTACTAGTTCCAGAGACTGATAATACCAGCTCTGCAGAG GTAACCTGTGATGACAGCGGATTTACAGTCCAAGTTGATGTTAAGCACTTTAACCCAGAGGACCTACTGGTCAAAGTGACAGGAGATTTTGTGGAGGTGCAGGGAaagcatgaagaaaaaaag GACGGTCCTGGGTTGTCAACACGGCAGTTTAACCGGCGCTACCGAATCCCAAAGGGAGTAGATACCATGGCTTTGGAATCTGCAGTTTCTCCAGAAGGCATCCTTATCATATCTGCACCCATGCTGCAAACTGAGAACTCAGGATCCCTGACCTAA
- the lin37 gene encoding protein lin-37 homolog — protein MHHVKIKTERPDLEGTGARSRLDAVLKGLVEKSENEKEQNEGDTGKISVDSLNKDLSPSSAGKRASARFPQHRRKKRKEMDEGIPESNQHKQNAYIIKLFDRSVDLAQFNNSTPLYPICRAWMRNNPSVREPATSPSPPHSIVEEEVTDMMNGKGQNVYRLPPPTSCPINNSGEPINLRIPQTEKPTVTKSADSVPISGSLICDHMERWKKIRQKWKECSNKNQLRYSESIKVLKEMKELYDR, from the exons ATGCACCACGTCAAGATCAAGACCGAAAGGCCAG ATTTAGAGGGGACTGGTGCACGCAGCAGACTGGATGCGGTTTTAAAGGGACTGGTAGAGaagagtgaaaatgaaaa GGAGCAAAATGAGGGTGATACTGGAAAAATATCAGTGGACTCTTTAAACAA GGATTTGTCTCCATCATCTGCTGGGAAAAG ggcaTCAGCACGATTTCCACAACACCGgcggaagaagagaaaagaaatggaTGAAGGCATACCAGAAAGCAATCAGCATAAACAAA ATGCTTACATTATCAAGTTGTTTGATCGCAGTGTAGATCTGGCTCAGTTTAATAACAGCACCCCTCTGTATCCTATCTGCCGTGCCTGGATGAGAAACAATCCTTCTGTTCGAGAGCCAGCTACTTCCCCAAGCCCTCCACACAGCATTGTAGAGGAAGAG GTCACAGACATGATGAATGGTAAAGGTCAGAATGTGTACAGACTCCCTCCTCCAACCTCCTGTCCAATCAACAACTCTGGTGAACCCATCAATCTAAGGATCCCACAGACTGAAAAACCCACTGTTACCAAG tcAGCAGATTCAGTTCCTATATCAGGTTCCCTCATATGTGACCACATGGAACGTTGGAAAAAGATACGACAGAA atggaAGGAGTGCTCCAACAAGAACCAGTTAAGATACAGCGAGAGCATCAAGGTCCTTAAGGAGATGAAGGAGCTCTATGATCGCTAG
- the hspb6 gene encoding heat shock protein beta-6 isoform X1 — protein MDFILAPTLPVGGIPWEKVLPPLIPRLNGTYGQCNWYPKLLVPETDNTSSAEVTCDDSGFTVQVDVKHFNPEDLLVKVTGDFVEVQGKHEEKKKDGPGLSTRQFNRRYRIPKGVDTMALESAVSPEGILIISAPMLQTENSGSLT, from the exons ATGGACTTCATCCTGGCACCCACTCTCCCAGTTGGTGGCATCCCATGGGAGAAGGTTTTACCACCTCTTATTCCTCGGCTGAACGGGACTTACGGACAATGCAACTGGTATCCGAAATTACTAGTTCCAGAGACTGATAATACCAGCTCTGCAGAG GTAACCTGTGATGACAGCGGATTTACAGTCCAAGTTGATGTTAAGCACTTTAACCCAGAGGACCTACTGGTCAAAGTGACAGGAGATTTTGTGGAGGTGCAGGGAaagcatgaagaaaaaaag AAGGACGGTCCTGGGTTGTCAACACGGCAGTTTAACCGGCGCTACCGAATCCCAAAGGGAGTAGATACCATGGCTTTGGAATCTGCAGTTTCTCCAGAAGGCATCCTTATCATATCTGCACCCATGCTGCAAACTGAGAACTCAGGATCCCTGACCTAA
- the psenen gene encoding gamma-secretase subunit PEN-2 — protein sequence MNLERLPNEEKLSLCRKYYLGGFAFLPFLWLVNVVWFFREAFVKPAYTEQLQIKTYVKRSALGLLLWVAVLTTWITIFQHFRAEWGEVGDYLSFTIPLGIP from the exons ATGAACCTGGAACGACTGCCCAATGAGGAGAAACTTAGCCTATgcagaaaatattatttag GTGGCTTTGCATTTCTCCCATTCCTGTGGCTCGTCAACGTTGTTTGGTTTTTTCGGGAGGCTTTTGTTAAGCCAGCCTACACTGAACAGCTCCAGATAAAAACCT atGTGAAGCGTTCAGCGCTGGGGTTGCTGTTATGGGTAGCAGTACTCACCACGTGGATTACAATTTTCCAGCACTTCCGAGCAGAATGGGGGGAGGTGGGAGATTACCTCTCCTTTACAATTCCACTCGGCATTCCTTGA
- the proser3 gene encoding proline and serine-rich protein 3 isoform X2: MVTFFCEHPSPLGRPEDNVVFIFQVILQQTSVGKTNYHPSRTHSLSKKKKKTTLSPVRSNPHDSPKVHTFEKPHCHLDATDGQPTFAESWPSTDSRSSPTSTTVASSGIETAKQSTRAGKSTVSSELGVQQDSVLAKYMERFRHGQPQSREERQQMSSAVGEELPFWWMSPSSLPPSSTPTKTTDATLPRRDDHIPSIFSPAGQRRLDRTPSQCRGAHSILSDTSQGECDDTEIIHLQERASRLLQRGECTLSDGSIPVSSEGLACSDFSSPVSVDEPVRRPLIPSLIKSTTAKARSDSVQAVSSQKSPGFPSLVPPARPEEDILFQWRLRRKMEQAREWSQSQQHSSLHGSTFSWQGPSLCYPSANGQAYKQTIQPPEPSQRASHSHITAPQPENKEAHGPCPPASGPPSFAASGSSVSQPHSIAHVPAHMHLLCDVLPCPIQSSHASEQQRISQRLDDSLPKVVPKKTPNPGKLKDTSADEPICKHIPSPPPASSGAIQAEWPSHHYKKTERNKKEKTPTKDLEKNEKKTAVAIRKQKKLSRCIVDSEHADGPSSTNRSSSHQRVSKKVMSWAEQHQQEFPSESCTGDHAPPPSPIHSALGQVVSEVLFPTVDSSPAQRTPVSLVSPLCAASSAPPQSSIPPCNAYNSMEVISQLLQEAEDSDEKEFEDDPLLQVLRKQRKWVKEQISEVDSLLDEFLDKQQVT; this comes from the exons ATGGTAACTTTCTTTTGTGAACATCCAAGTCCACTCGGAAGACCGGAGGATAACGTGGTCTTCATCTTTCAAGTGATATTACA GCAGACTTCAGTGGGGAAGACAAATTACCACCCCTCCCGGACCCATTCCctgtcaaagaaaaagaaaaaaacg ACTCTGAGTCCTGTGCGTTCAAACCCGCACGACAGTCCAAAAGTACACACGTTTGAGAAGCCTCACTGCCATTTGGACGCCACAGATGGGCAACCTACTTTTGCAGAGTCTTGGCCCTCCACTGACAGCAGATCCTCTCCCACTAGCACTACAGTAGCCTCATCTGGCATAGAGACGGCCAAACAGTCTACAAGAGCAGGGAAATCCACTGTGTCCTCTGAACTAGGAGTTCAACAGGATTCAGTACTGGCAAA ATACATGGAACGTTTTCGCCACGGTCAGCCACAGAGCCGAGAGGAGCGCCAGCAAATGTCTTCTGCCGTTGGAGAGGAGCTGCCTTTCTGGTGGATGTCACCCTCATCTTTACCCCCCAGTTCAACACCAACTAAAACCACAG ATGCAACCCTGCCTCGAAGAGATGACCATATTCCCTCCATTTTCAGCCCAGCTGGACAACGTCGACTTGACAGAACACCTTCCCAATGCAGAGGAGCCCATAGT aTTTTGTCAGACACCTCACAAGGTGAATGTGATGACACAGAGATAATACACCTTCAAGAGAGGGCCAGCAGACTTCTGCAGAGAGG TGAATGTACTCTCAGTGACGGATCTATCCCTGTCAGCTCAGAAGGCCTGGCATGCTCAGATTTCTCTTCTCCAGTCAGCGTAGATGAGCCAGTGCGAAGACCTTTGATTCCCAGTTTGATAAAATCTACTACTG cGAAAGCCAGATCAGATTCTGTTCAAGCAGTGTCCTCCCAAAAATCTCCTGGCTTTCCTTCTTTGGTGCCCCCTGCGCGCCCAGAAGAGGACATCCTGTTCCAGTGGCGTTTAAGGAGAAAGATGGAGCAGGCCAGGGAGTGGTCCCAGTCCCAGCAACACTCCAGTCTTCATGGTTCCACATTTAGCTGGCAGGGCCCCAGTCTATGCTATCCGTCAGCCAATGGACAGGCTTACAAG CAAACTATTCAACCTCCTGAACCCTCACAAAGAGCCTCTCACTCACACATCACTGCTCCCCAGCCAGAAAACAAAGAAGCCCACGGACCCTGTCCACCAGCCTCAGGTCCACCTTCCTTTGCTGCCTCTGGCTCTTCAGTCTCTCAGCCTCATTCTATTGCCCATGTTCCTGCCCACATGCATTTACTCTGTGATGTTTTACCCTGTCCCATCCAGTCATCTCATGCTAGCGAGCAGCAAAGAATTTCACAGAGGTTAGATGATTCTCTGCCCAAAGTTGTCCCTAAAAAGACCCCAAACCCTGGAAAGCTAAAAGACACCTCAGCTGATGAGCCCATTTGTAAACATATTCCATCCCCACCACCTGCTTCATCTGGAGCTATACAAGCAGAGTGGCCTAGTCATCATTACAAAAAAACTGAGAGgaataagaaagagaaaactCCAACAAAGGATTTGGAGAAGAATGAGAAGAAGACAGCAGTGGCCATCAGAAAGCAGAAGAAATTATCAAG atGCATTGTGGATAGTGAACACGCTGACGGGCCTAGCTCCACAAACAGAAGTTCTTCACATCAAAGAGTTTCCAAAAAGGTCATGTCATGGGCAGAACAGCATCAACAGGAGTTTCCCAGTGAGAGCTGTACTGGTGATCATGCACCACCACCGTCTCCAATCCATAGTGCATTAGGACAG GTTGTTTCAGAGGTATTGTTCCCTACGGTGGATTCATCTCCTGCACAAAGGACTCCTGTCTCGTTGGTTTCTCCTCTGTGCGCAGCCTCCTCCGCACCTCCGCAGTCCTCAATTCCTCCATGCAATGCATACAACTCTATGGAGGTCATTTCACAGCTGCTGCAAGAGGCTGAAG ATTCGGATGAAAAAGAGTTTGAAGATGACCCTTTACTACAAGTCCTTCGCAAACAGAGAAAATGGGTGAAGGAGCAGATCAG TGAAGTGGACTCTTTGTTGGATGAGTTCCTGGACAAGCAACAAGTTACTTGA